The following coding sequences are from one Tachysurus vachellii isolate PV-2020 chromosome 7, HZAU_Pvac_v1, whole genome shotgun sequence window:
- the LOC132847991 gene encoding coiled-coil domain-containing protein 121-like gives MAPKKKKQSKEPGGSEKEKDMEKRAEREAQLQTQLDSLTETRNNLRRTVQQLRSDNVLLRIEVDQIRMETEEFKTYMSKLMQKRHNKSVALSDLRQQKLDELNKRREEMVEKHNEQVNALKKKILEKENELGQLKLESAELGDIKVAMKSLLCDI, from the exons ATGGCTccgaaaaagaagaaacaaagcaAAGAGCCGGGAGGctctgagaaagaaaaagacatggaaaagagagcagaaagagaagcGCAGTTACAGACACA GTTAGATTCTCTGACCGAAACACGCAATAATCTAAGGAGGACGGTACAACAACT ACGAAGTGATAATGTGCTACTTCGAATTGAAGTCGACCAGATACGCATGGAGACT GAAGAGTTCAAAACATATATGTCAAAGCTAATGCAGAAGCGCCACAATAAGAGTGTTGCTCTGAGTGATCTGAGGCAGCAGAAGCTGGATGAGCTCAATAAAAGGAGAGAGGAGATGGTGGAGAAACATAACGAGCAGGTCAATG CCCTGAAGAAGAAGATTTTGGAGAAGGAGAATGAGTTGGGTCAGCTGAAACTTGAATCAGCTGAGCTTGGAGATATTAAAGTAGCTATGAAATCCCTTTTGTGTGACAtttaa
- the LOC132848827 gene encoding E3 ubiquitin-protein ligase TRIM21-like has product MAESLSQTKGRRGSSMDEPELFSHGSSSLLSEDQLLCSICLDVFTDPVTTPCGHNFCNSCLTQCWYKSQHCHCPLCKEKFTKRPELKINITLREVADHFKKKSGSDKPEVLCDACSGEKLKALKSCLDCCATFCKIHLEPHNHVSKFKKHKLINPVENLEDYICQKHERALELFCRDDQTCVCQFCTETDHKNHNTVSIEEESRERKTQLVETQTDVQQMIQDRLKRIKEIKHSVEQSKRSTEREKADSVEVFTDMIHCIERSQAELLKVMEEMQKAAERQAEGLIKELEKEISVLKRRDTELEQLSHTEEHLHLLQIYSSMCSPLHTKNWTEISINNDMSGDTVRTALSQLKQNLIEKLTKTLNDKLKETELKRIQQYAVDVTLDPDTAHPKLILSADGKQVTHGDTRQNLPETPRKFNTCPCVLGNQSFSSGRFYYEVQVRGKTDWELGVATENINRKGKITLKPQNGFWTLWLRNKNQYEALSVPPVPLTLREKVEVVGVFVDYEEGLVSFYDVKSKSHIYSFTGQTFTKKLYPYFSPCNNKEGKNSAPLIIS; this is encoded by the exons ATGGCTGAATCTTTATCACAAACAAAAGGCAGAAGAGGGAGCAGCATGGATGAACCAGAATTAT ttTCTCATGGCTCCAGCAGTCTCTTGTCTGAAGATCAGCTGCTGTGTTCAATCTGTCTGGATGTGTTCACTGATCCAGTCACCACTCCATGTGGACACAACTTCTGTAACAGCTGCCTTACACAGTGCTGGTACAAGAGTCAACACTGTCACTGTCCATTATGTAAAGAGAAATTCACCAAGAGACCTGAACTGAAAATTAATATAACACTGAGAGAGGTTGCAGATCACTTCAAGAAGAAAAGTGGTTCTGACAAACCTGAGGTTCTTTGTGATGCCTGCAGTGGAGAGAAGCTGAAGGCCCTGAAATCCTGTCTGGATTGTTGTGCAACTTTCTGTAAAATTCATCTAGAGCCTCATAATCATGTTTCCAAATTTAAGAAACACAAGCTAATAAACCCggtggagaacctggaggactaCATATGCCAGAAACATGAGAGAGCTCTGGAGCTGTTCTGTAGAGATgatcagacgtgtgtgtgtcagttctgcACTGAGACAGACCACAAGAATCACAACACTGTTTCTatagaggaggagagcagagagaggaag ACTCAGCTGGtggaaacacagacagatgtgcAGCAGATGATTCAGGACCGActgaagagaataaaagagatcAAACACTCAGTAGAGCAAAGCAAA agaagcacagagagagagaaagcagacagtGTTGAAGTTTTCACTGATATGATTCACTGCATTGAGAGAAGTCAGGCTGAGCTGCTCAAGGTGATGGAGGAGAtgcagaaagcagcagagaggCAGGCTGAAGGACTCATTAAAGAGCTGGAGAAGGAAATCAGTGTGCTAAAGAGGAgagacactgagctggagcagctctcacacactgaggagcatctccacctcctacag ATTTACTCCTCCATGTGCAGCCCTCTACACACCAAGAACTGGACTGAGATCAGTATTAACAATGATATGAGTGGGGACACTGTGAGGACAGCTCTGTCTCAACTTAAGCAGAATCTGATTGAGAAACTCACTAAAACACTCAATGACAAGTTAAAGGAAACAG aactgaagaggattcagcagtatgcag tggatgtgactctggatcctgacACAGCTCATCCCAAACTCATCCTGTctgctgatggaaaacaagtgaCACATGGAGACACACGACAGAATCTCCCTGAAACACCAAGAAAGTTTAATACATGTCCATGTGTTCTGGGAAATCAGAGTTtctcctcagggagattttattatgaggtgcaggtcagaggAAAAACTGACTGGGAGTTAGGAGTGGCCACagagaacattaacaggaagGGGAAGATTACACTGAAACCTCAGAATGGATTCTGGACTTTGTGGTTGAGGAATAAGAATCAGTATGAGGCTCTTTCTGTTCCCCCTGTCcccctcacactgagagagaaggtggaggttgtgggggtgtttgtggattatgaggagggtctggtctcgttttatgatgtgaagtccaaatctcatatctactctttcactggtcagacTTTTACTAAGAAACTCTATCCATACTTCAGTCCTTGTAATAATAAAGAAGGTaaaaattcagcaccactgatcatctcATGA